The proteins below are encoded in one region of Pseudonocardia sp. DSM 110487:
- a CDS encoding 6-phospho-beta-glucosidase — MKLCILGGGGFRTPYVYQALLRDSGSPRVDEVALYDVDESRLHAMVAVLAELAAGFPDAPALKPTTNLQDAVEGSHFVFAALRVGGLEGRRCDEHVALDLNVLGQETTGPGGLAYAIRTVPVMVEVANVVKALAPNAYVMNFTNPAGLVTEAMQGVLGDRVLGICDTPSGLGRRVAGLLNLDHTRVRMDYVGLNHLGWMRRVLYDGRDVLPEVLGDDALLGRLEEGQVFGADWVRSLGVIPNEYLYYYYFNRDAVRAIVDSGTTRGDFLARTQEEFYRRAAQSGPGVADMWRATVARRTASYMAEARGGTQDEPSGDRRPETDPSHQGYAGVALGVMAAISRNEGRTMILNVRNRGTVAALPDDAVIEVPTLVDSSGVHPLSTDQPDLHQIGMMAQVKAVERHTISAALTGSADEAVTAFALHPLVDSVAVARQLVRGYIDRIPEVAAVLGR; from the coding sequence ATGAAGCTCTGCATCCTCGGCGGCGGAGGTTTCCGGACGCCGTACGTCTACCAGGCGCTCCTGCGCGACTCGGGGTCGCCGCGGGTCGACGAGGTGGCGCTGTACGACGTCGACGAGTCGCGCCTGCACGCCATGGTCGCGGTGCTCGCCGAGCTCGCCGCCGGGTTTCCGGACGCCCCTGCGCTCAAGCCGACCACGAACCTGCAGGACGCCGTCGAGGGCAGCCACTTCGTGTTCGCCGCGCTGCGCGTCGGCGGACTGGAGGGCCGCCGGTGCGACGAGCACGTCGCGCTCGACCTGAACGTGCTCGGCCAGGAGACCACCGGCCCCGGCGGGCTGGCCTACGCGATCCGCACGGTGCCGGTCATGGTCGAGGTGGCGAACGTCGTCAAGGCCCTCGCGCCGAACGCGTACGTCATGAACTTCACCAACCCCGCGGGCCTCGTCACCGAGGCGATGCAGGGTGTGCTCGGCGACCGCGTGCTCGGCATCTGCGACACCCCGTCCGGGCTCGGCAGGCGCGTCGCAGGCCTGCTGAACCTCGACCACACCCGGGTGCGGATGGACTACGTCGGCCTCAACCACCTCGGGTGGATGCGCCGGGTGCTCTACGACGGGCGGGACGTGCTGCCGGAGGTGCTCGGCGACGACGCACTGCTCGGCCGCCTGGAGGAGGGGCAGGTCTTCGGGGCGGACTGGGTTCGCTCGCTCGGCGTGATCCCCAACGAGTACCTGTACTACTACTACTTCAACCGCGACGCGGTGCGCGCGATCGTCGACTCCGGCACCACCCGGGGCGACTTCCTGGCCCGCACGCAGGAGGAGTTCTACCGGCGCGCGGCGCAGTCCGGGCCGGGTGTCGCCGACATGTGGCGCGCCACCGTCGCCCGGCGCACCGCGTCCTACATGGCAGAGGCCAGGGGCGGCACCCAGGACGAGCCCTCGGGCGACCGGCGCCCCGAAACCGACCCTTCCCACCAGGGCTACGCCGGAGTCGCGCTCGGCGTCATGGCCGCGATCAGCCGCAACGAGGGCCGGACCATGATCCTCAACGTGCGCAACCGCGGCACGGTGGCAGCGCTCCCCGACGACGCCGTGATCGAGGTACCGACCCTCGTCGACTCCAGCGGCGTGCACCCACTCTCGACCGACCAGCCCGACCTGCACCAGATCGGGATGATGGCGCAGGTCAAGGCCGTCGAGCGGCACACGATCTCCGCCGCCCTCACCGGGTCGGCGGACGAGGCCGTCACGGCGTTCGCCCTGCACCCGCTGGTGGACAGCGTCGCTGTGGCGCGCCAGCTGGTGAGGGGCTACATCGACCGGATCCCGGAGGTCGCCGCTGTACTGGGGCGGTGA
- a CDS encoding DUF4328 domain-containing protein — MSTPLTPEQPAVAGAAPFRGLERPARLVVVLVCCAAFADLVSLPVELRLAEFYRALGAGEYSQEEATRTAEAIDAFSFPLTIAEVVAFLVAGIAYIVWFRRARANLPRLGAVELPPGTGWAVAAWLIPLVSLVMPKVIHDEIWRASDPDLPWPAQRAVWDRVRVPVLHHVWWAAFVVGGLLETIGSRLTDADDLGTMRIGVLMWAAASLVFLLAAALVVSIVLAVTARQRARAARSPWP; from the coding sequence ATGAGCACACCCCTGACCCCGGAGCAGCCCGCGGTAGCCGGTGCCGCGCCGTTCCGAGGCCTCGAACGCCCGGCCCGCTTGGTCGTCGTCCTCGTCTGCTGCGCTGCCTTCGCCGACCTCGTGTCCCTCCCGGTCGAGCTTCGGCTCGCCGAGTTCTACCGCGCGCTCGGAGCAGGCGAGTACAGCCAGGAGGAAGCAACCCGCACCGCCGAGGCGATCGACGCGTTCTCCTTCCCCCTCACGATCGCGGAGGTCGTCGCCTTCCTGGTTGCCGGGATCGCCTACATCGTCTGGTTCCGGCGCGCCCGCGCGAACCTCCCCCGCCTCGGCGCGGTCGAGCTCCCGCCGGGCACCGGCTGGGCGGTCGCCGCCTGGCTCATCCCCCTCGTGTCGCTGGTGATGCCGAAGGTGATCCACGACGAGATCTGGCGGGCGAGCGATCCCGACCTGCCGTGGCCGGCACAGCGCGCTGTGTGGGACCGCGTCCGGGTCCCCGTCCTGCACCACGTGTGGTGGGCCGCCTTCGTCGTGGGGGGCCTGCTCGAGACCATCGGCAGCCGACTGACGGACGCCGATGACCTCGGCACCATGCGGATCGGCGTGCTCATGTGGGCCGCGGCCAGCTTGGTGTTCCTCCTCGCTGCTGCCCTCGTCGTGTCGATCGTCCTCGCGGTGACGGCGCGACAGCGAGCGCGCGCCGCCCGGTCGCCCTGGCCGTGA
- a CDS encoding DUF1440 domain-containing protein — protein sequence MTTRTNRWATARACARGLIGAMAMTGLRTVTAAVGRHEQSPPVAIVEEKAPALVRRLPERSRGAVIEAAHWTYGTGGGLVFGLLPADIRRHPAAGPAYGLAIWLAFELGIAPVLGVRHARERRVLWRALVALDHILYGIVVAGRPTRP from the coding sequence GTGACGACAAGGACGAACCGGTGGGCGACGGCGCGAGCCTGCGCGCGCGGGCTGATCGGCGCGATGGCGATGACCGGCCTCCGGACGGTCACCGCGGCGGTCGGCCGGCACGAGCAGAGCCCTCCGGTGGCCATCGTCGAGGAGAAGGCGCCCGCGCTGGTGCGCCGGCTGCCCGAACGGTCGCGGGGTGCCGTGATCGAAGCGGCCCACTGGACGTACGGCACCGGCGGCGGGCTGGTGTTCGGGCTGCTCCCGGCCGACATCCGCAGGCACCCGGCAGCCGGGCCGGCATACGGCCTCGCGATCTGGCTCGCCTTCGAGCTCGGGATCGCCCCGGTCCTCGGCGTCCGGCACGCCCGCGAGCGCCGGGTGCTGTGGCGTGCGCTGGTGGCGCTCGACCACATCCTCTACGGGATCGTCGTCGCCGGGCGGCCCACTCGTCCCTGA